TGGTGTTGAACACGAAACGCTATCTGAAAGGATATGTTCGTGATAGTTTATTTTCGTTACTAAAATACAAATAGATAACCATTTGGAGAGTGTTGTGTTGCAGAATATTATATTATTATAAGAGAATATGGGGGAGTTAATATGATAGTTAATACAGAAATTTTAGACGCATATTTAACTGAAAAGTCTTTAAAAGGAGTTAAGGACCACTGGATATTTAATTCTATTGTTGAAGGACAATATATATTTGAAGAACCCAAGGATGTAGATGAAGTTAAATTAAGAGCTATTTGTAAAATATTGGTTGATGAATTAAAAAACTTTCAACCGTTAAATAAATGTTTATGGCAACAATTTTATGGTGATATGCAGGTGCCAGATACAATATATGTATATTTAATTGTTGGTTCACCAAATCCTTATGATGCAATGGTTAGAGAAGATGCAAAAGGTAATAATTGCGTTATTTTTGACTTGCTTAGAATAAGTTCATATTCTGAAGATGTATCTAAAATATCAGATATAGTATCAAGTTTTGTTACACATGAAATATCTCATATTCTTACTAATAATGTATACCCTTGTTCAGCCATTGAGAATTCACTATTTGATAATTTAAAACAAATTGTATTTGATGAAGGAATTGCACACTTTTTGTCATTCAAAGATGATATTTTATCAATTGACTGGTACAGTGATGAAATGAATATAAGGCGAAAAAACTCATATCAAATGTTAATTAACGTATTAAAAAATAATTCTAATGTTGATAAAAAACAAATATTAGAAAGATCAAATAGTGGTTTGTATTGGGAAAAATTCGGGGCTATTTCAGGAATCTTTGCAATTATTGATTATTACAACTCTAATGACAAAGATATAAAAGTATTTAAGTATATATTCAAAAAAGGGCCTGATTTACTAATTGATTTTATTTTCAATAATAAAATCATTGATTCATAATGTACTTATATTATTTAATATTTAGTTAGAATCAAAATTTATTAATTATGAATCATAGTAGAATAATATATGTTATTTATTAAATACGATTATAACAATATTCTCTTATAATAAAGAGTAGTAACAATTCATAGCGTTTAAGGGGGGGATTAATGTGGCAGATAGTGAAATTTTAATTGAGACAATTATTGTAATTGGTATAACCATTATATTGTCTACAATATTTAAAGATTATGGATCAGTAATCATCATTATTCTAGTAGTGTTCTTTCTTATTGAAAGTAGAATAAGGCATCGCTCTTGGGTTAGTATTGGATTCAATGTTAAAGATACTTTAATTAACGCAAGAAAAAATTGGTGTGTGGTTGTTTTCGTGGGAATTATTTTGCCACTATTAATATTTTTTATTGCAAAGCAATTTGTACCAGAATTTATAACACATGTCAAATCTAGATTGCCATTAAATATTAATGCTATTATACCAGCAATAATAGCCATTACAATTGGTACATTTTTAGAAGAAGTTATTTTTAGAGGATTTATTCAAGAAAGGTTAAGCTGGTTCATAGGTACTCCAATTGCCATTATTATTACTTCTATTTTATTTGCTTTTATGCATATTTCAAAAGGAAGTTTTAAGATTGTAACGTTTGATTTGACTGGAATATTTATTGATAGCATATTTTATGGAATTATTTTTTCGAAAACAAAGAATATATTTGCTTCATGGTCTGTTCACTATATGAGCGATCTTGTTGCTCTGTTATGTTTCTTATTTTTTATTTAAGGCGTTTCTATATATTTTGCATTATAATTATTGGAATAAACTAAAAAATTGATTAACGTTAGTACAACCTAATATTCTGTTATATCCCGATAATGTAGATGATTATGGTTTTATGAAGACAAAGTGAAGTACGTCTTTGTTATACCTATAAGCAGGCTTCTAAACTTGAAAGGGAACAACTTTATAGAGCCTTAGGGCAGGCTTATTCAAGTATTCATAATATAGGAAATGAATGGGCAGTCGTTTGGGATGGAGATACACGTAAAGAAAAAATACTCAATTCATCCTCGAAGTTTTACAATTATGCTGAGATTCATAATGGTAGTGCGAAGTGATGGACAAGCTATACAGGCAAATTTATGTTTTAAACTAAGAAAATCAAAGAATACGCCAAGGCACATTCCTTCCAAGCGCGTCGCGCTAGGACTTAGGAACGTCGGCAACAAGGAATATTAGGCTTCATACTAATTAAAGGAAAAGGTGATAAACATGGAAAAATTAATTGAACTGAATACCGACAACATTTCAGAAGAACACATTTGCTGTGCTATTTCTGATAAGAAATGTAAAGAAAGCTATGGACTAAAAAAAGATTGGCTAAAAAAAGAATTTGCTAATGGCTATGTTTTCCGAAGAATTGATGCGAGAGCAAAAGTTTTTATTGAATATGGACCTGCTGAAATGGGCTGGGTTCCTGTAGATGCACCAAATTATCTAATGGTAAACTGTTTTTGGGTTTCTGGACAATATAAAGGACAGGGTTATGGAAAGGAATTGTTGAAAACCACTATTGAAGATGCAAGAAGTCAAGGAAAAAGTGGATTGGTTACGGTTGTTGGAACAAAGAAATTCCATTTTATGAGTGACACAAAATGGCTTTTGAAACAAGGATTTGTAGATTGCCAGAGAATATCATCCGGTTTCAGCCTTTTAGTGATGAAAATTGACCCCGATGCTGAAACACCTAAGTTTAAAGAATCTGTAATCAGTGGCGAATGCCCTGACAAAAAAGGAATAGTTGTATATTTTTCAAATAGATGTCCATTTGCAGAATTTCATGCAAAGACTTCTTTGATTGAAACAGCTACTAAAAGGAATTTGCCCTACAAGATTATTAAACTTGAAACAATTGAACAGGCCCAATCAGCACCAAGTCCTGCGACTATTTTCACTTTATTCTTTGATGGAAAGTTTATTACAACAGATATAAGTGTCTGCATGGAGAGCCGCTTTGACAAATTATTAGAAAAAGAATTGCAAGGAAGTACGAACGCCTAACAACGCACTCAAGTTCGCTATGGCTTAGGAACGTTTTGAGTGCAAAACGTTAAGTGAAATTGTTCACAAAGAGACCGCGCGTCCTGCGTGAATTGAGAGGGAAGGGTTTGAAGAACAAGAATATTGGTTATTTTAATTAGGAAAGGGGTTTTAAAGTGGACGTAATCGAAACTATTTATAAAAGAAGAAGTATAAGAAATTATTTAGATAAGCAAGTTGAAAAAGATACGATTATAACTTTGTTGAAGGCTGCTACAGCTGCACCGACGGCAGCAAATTGTCAACCGTGGGAGTTTATAGTTATTGATGAGACTGAAAAACTTTCTGAACTGAAAGATAAATTGATTTTTGCGAGATACAATGCACCTGTTGCTATTGTTGTGTGTGGGAATATGAAATTATCTTTTAAAGGCCCATCTCAAGAAATGTGGGTTCAAGATTGCAGTGCGGCGATAGAAAATATTTTGATTGCAGCAACAAGTATTGGGCTTGGTTCAGTTTGGATAGGCATACACCCTCTTGAAAGCAATACAAAGATATTAAAAAAAATACTCAATATGCCTGAATATGTTACTCCACTCGGTATTGTATATGTTGGATATTCTGCAGAGGAAAAAGATGCGAGAACACGGTTTAATGAGAAAAGAGTATATTGGCAGGAGTATGAACCTAGCCGTAAACACAAGACAAAGGATAAGCCTGTTATAGGGCATTACTAGAGGTTTTAGGTGGTGTTTATACACAGAATGAAAAGATAATGTCAATAACAAAAAGTACTTTAGTAATAGGAATTGATATCGCTAGCAATTTCAGTAAATGTATAGATGAACCAGCCCCGCTCATCAAAGAATTATTTACTCATACTTCCTTAAGATATGCAGACTTTTGGTGTAGATACTCTCTTAATTTACTTGCCTGATTATTGTAATATCTAAGTATAGAAAAAACATTATCAAGCTTTAAGAAAAAAGGAGTGTTGTAAAATGAAAAGTAAATTATTCACCAGCGTTCTCTCAGTATGTGTTACTCTTATGCTCATATCAGGCTCAAGCGTAAATGCCGAAATGTTGAAAAAGAACAGCTATGTTGAAAAGAAGGGCATAACCATTGAATACTTCGGACATTCAAGCTTTGGAATAAGCGACAGTGATGGTATGAAAATCGTTACAGATCCATATGATCCAATATTGGGATATACATTCCCAAGTATTTCAACCCAGATACTTACTGTAAGTCATGACCACTTTGACCATAACAACGTGGCTGCGCTTAAGGGATACAAACAGCTAATCAATGCCACCACTGGCAGCTTTACAAATGGAGACATTAAGGTAAGAGGGTTCGCCTCCTGGCATGACACTACAGAAGGAAGTGAAAGAGGCCCAAACACCATATACACCTACGAAATAAACAAGATTAAAGTATGCCATCTTGGAGACTTGGGACATGAACTTTCAGCGGAACTCATCAAAAGCATTGGAGAGATCGATGTATTGATGATACCCGTTGGAGGCACCTTTACAATAAATTCAGATGAAGCCATTAAAGTAATCAACAGCATAAACCCCAAGATTGTTATACCAATGCACTATGGAACTGATGTTTCAAGACCAATATTTGAAGACTACCTGGCTCCCGTGGATGATTTCACTTCAAAGATTAAGCTTGAGGGATGGGAAATCGAAAACATTGATAACCTTACACTTACCAAGCAGATGCTTAACACCTTAAAGTCTAAAAAGGTATTTGTGTTAAATTACAACTAATAAATCATGACCATGAGCGGGAAGTTAAAATTCCACGCTCATTTTTTTATGTTGAAATAACTTTATGTACTACCTGTTTGCTTTCCATCCACCTATAAATAACATTTATTGCAACTAAGTGGATAATATAGTAAAATATATCTATATATGCAATATCGGGATAAGAGGAGGATAGACATGGAATTTTTCACCATGGATGAGAAAAGAAAAATTGGACTTCCGTTGTATTTAGAAAAAAACGAGGATTTTACCTGCTCGAGCCATTCAATGTTCAGGCTCATAT
This DNA window, taken from Clostridium estertheticum, encodes the following:
- a CDS encoding nitroreductase family protein, coding for MDVIETIYKRRSIRNYLDKQVEKDTIITLLKAATAAPTAANCQPWEFIVIDETEKLSELKDKLIFARYNAPVAIVVCGNMKLSFKGPSQEMWVQDCSAAIENILIAATSIGLGSVWIGIHPLESNTKILKKILNMPEYVTPLGIVYVGYSAEEKDARTRFNEKRVYWQEYEPSRKHKTKDKPVIGHY
- a CDS encoding N-acetyltransferase; amino-acid sequence: MEKLIELNTDNISEEHICCAISDKKCKESYGLKKDWLKKEFANGYVFRRIDARAKVFIEYGPAEMGWVPVDAPNYLMVNCFWVSGQYKGQGYGKELLKTTIEDARSQGKSGLVTVVGTKKFHFMSDTKWLLKQGFVDCQRISSGFSLLVMKIDPDAETPKFKESVISGECPDKKGIVVYFSNRCPFAEFHAKTSLIETATKRNLPYKIIKLETIEQAQSAPSPATIFTLFFDGKFITTDISVCMESRFDKLLEKELQGSTNA
- a CDS encoding MBL fold metallo-hydrolase, translated to MKSKLFTSVLSVCVTLMLISGSSVNAEMLKKNSYVEKKGITIEYFGHSSFGISDSDGMKIVTDPYDPILGYTFPSISTQILTVSHDHFDHNNVAALKGYKQLINATTGSFTNGDIKVRGFASWHDTTEGSERGPNTIYTYEINKIKVCHLGDLGHELSAELIKSIGEIDVLMIPVGGTFTINSDEAIKVINSINPKIVIPMHYGTDVSRPIFEDYLAPVDDFTSKIKLEGWEIENIDNLTLTKQMLNTLKSKKVFVLNYN
- a CDS encoding CPBP family intramembrane glutamic endopeptidase, translating into MADSEILIETIIVIGITIILSTIFKDYGSVIIIILVVFFLIESRIRHRSWVSIGFNVKDTLINARKNWCVVVFVGIILPLLIFFIAKQFVPEFITHVKSRLPLNINAIIPAIIAITIGTFLEEVIFRGFIQERLSWFIGTPIAIIITSILFAFMHISKGSFKIVTFDLTGIFIDSIFYGIIFSKTKNIFASWSVHYMSDLVALLCFLFFI